A segment of the Diachasmimorpha longicaudata isolate KC_UGA_2023 chromosome 5, iyDiaLong2, whole genome shotgun sequence genome:
ACCACAATTCGTTTGGGAGAGAATTCCTGGAGCTCGGAGAAGGTGGGAGATGACCCATTTTGGGATATCTGGAAGAATTTATGcatctcatttatttatttattcattcattattatACAGCGACATTTTTAAGACCTCTTCATAAATGACAACGGCCAAATgtagcaataaaaaatatggaaatctCAATCGAAGAGCAAAATCCTCGAATCTTCAAAGCTAATGCAATCTAAATCCCACTAAACTCACCTTAGTTTTCTCAGTTCTCTCCACGCATGCATCCTTGTCATTCCTCACCCCCAACTCCTGAACCTCTTTAGTACTCCTAGCCTCTTGGCTCTTGTGTTTCCTATTTCTCACCTCCATGGTTCGGATCTCACTGAGCTCATGAAGAATTCTTCTTTTGATTCCTCAAACTTATCAATTATCAATCGTAATCATTCGCACTTATCGAATAATTCCGAGAAGCAATATCGAGGACTAGATGGTACAACAATGCTATCACCATGGAAGAACAGTTATCTCTCGAATGATTGGAGAGAGGGAACGTGGAGTCTCCAACCACGTCTACAAGGGAGACATATCTCTCCGGCATAACGGTATTGTACGAGGCGTTACTCACCTACCGGAGGGCTCCCAACAGAACCTCAGTCTCCATGACAAGATGATTTGCACCAGTAACAATGACAGCTGAACAATTACCGCCACTCACGTGTCAATGTCAATTGTCACAACGTATTATTCATCTCGAATTGATCACAGTGTTTAATACAGTGTTACGCCACTACACACACCAGTGACAAAACCTCCGCCGCTTCATAAACAGTTGAGGTTATTTGACACTCGTTCCATTGTAAAACAACAACACGAGATGTTGAATAAGTCCACGAATGTTGTGATACTCATTATTGTGTATGTTATAACAATTAATCATTCAGAGTGCAAGGTGATTGGCACTCAGGATCAGTACGAGGAGCAGCAGAAGGGACTGTACAGTGCCAGCGATGATATAGTTGTGCTTAATTCAGACAACTTGAAGACTTCTATTGGGAATGGAACAACTGCCTGGTTTGTAGAGTTCTACAACAGCTGGTGTGGACACTGTCACCGATTTGCACCTACGTGGAAGGCCTTTGCCAAGAGTGTCGTTGGTAATTTTGAGTTTCTGGCAGATTGAAGGGAAATGGAGTTGTTGATTGACAACTATGATTTTTTAGAGCTTCCAAATGGAGGTCGATTTTACCCAAATAGCATGAgtcgaatgaaaaatgttgataatATAGGGAGTTGCATTTAGAATATAGACAAAAAGAAGTGTTTTTTATTGCGTGTAGCTcgcgaattttattttctttccgaTGATGTTTTTAGAAACTCAGAAATGAAAGCTTGTTTCGTTGAGATGGCATTATTTCAACATGAGGTACTGATAGTTTGAGGCGGTTTATTTTTATCGTATCTACCCTCTTGAGAGCAGAGGGATCCAATGAATCGTTTATAATTATACATACTTTGATACCGATATAGTGAAGTTCAGCGATCCTCTGTTTATTTCGAAGATTTTTTGGCTAGTTATAACAGGAATTATTTTCCTCAGAAAATAGTCAGCATTTTACAATTATTCAAGAGAGTTAATTTTACTTCAGCCTCTTCAGGGGCCTGTCGAGGGTTGGTAACTATGTTTTGTCTATTGCAGGATGGAGTGACATTGTCCTGGTGGCAGCTATTGACTGCTTCACTGACGAGAACAATGGCCTGTGCCGTAATTACGAGATCATGGGGTATCCCACCATCAGGTACTTCTCGATTAGAGACAAAGGGATTGGGGTGGATGTTAAGGCGGCCATATCCGAGGAGGAAGTCAGGCATGGAATGATACAATGGCTCCAGAAGGATCAGCAAGAGGGGAAGGGCAACAGTTGGCCTAATATTGCTCCATACAGGTAGTGTtcgtttatttatcatttcacaatgtattttaattatgaaatagtCTTTTCAGCTCTTTACCACTAACTTCATTTCTCAAGATAGTAACATGAACAACACGAGGCTAATGTCATTGTTCTAGACCTACGACTGAACATGTTTTCCACATGATGAGAGATATTACCCTCCCGGAATGTCACGTTCTCAGCGCAAGCCTCTCGAGGAACTTcttgagaggaaaaatttgcACGTATTTGTATCTTTAATACAACGCATAGATTTCATTTACGTCAAGACgttcaatataaaaaatcaattttcttgCATTCCTATTGGTGCAAAATGAGTTGATAGTGAATTCCTCAGGCTGTTCGAAAAAGTAGCTTTTTAGGCACGCGAAGCGAGATGGGAATCACAGTTTATCAGTCGTAATGTCATAAACACCAGGTGATGCTATCGCTTAGGTTGCTTCATTATTCATGTAATACCAAATGACGTAAAATCTATCATAATCTACATCATATTAATCAAAAACTCCACGTATATACGTTTCCATATAAAGTTTCTTATCACACTGATGTAGTGATTGCAAAGGCCTTCGATGAAATCACATGACTTCAAGTGATTTCACGTGATTTCGGAAGTGATGTCGGGCTTTAGCATGAACCATGGAAGCGATTGTATCATGTAATTTCACTTTAAAACAATTATAATACATTatgcttttatttatttttcactcatcACGCGatgcaaaaattttttcttcaattcatGCCATTTAATCGTAGGATGATTCACTGATTTCATTGGCAAATAAGCCCTCGTGATGTAATCAATGTCATGTTGAAACTCGGTTAAATTGGCACTGAGATATTTTAAAActgaattgaatttcttcaaacaattattaaaacaatgaaacgttacaaaagtatgtCGGTTTAAAGGAATTGTTTACAAAAATATGATGATCATTTTTCAGACTTAGCGATTCTGAGGCCTGGAAACAAGCTTTGCCTCCAAATGTAAAATACCACTTCTTCCTCTTCGAGGATCTCGACTCTTACCTCGGCTCGGAAGTGATCCTAGACCTTAACACTTTATCCTCCATTCAAATTCGCAGAGTAAGAAAGGACAATACACTGTTggcaaccgcgtgcaaaatcACCACGTTCCCGTCACTCAACGTTATGGACAGAGAGAATAACTCAGTGCAATTGAAACTCCGCGAGCCGACACGCGCGGGAACCGTTAAAGTGATCAAGAACTTTCTCAAGTCCAAAAACCTCATCTCAGAACCTGAAAAGCCCCCGAACCCTGAAAGCCGGACATCAGTCGATAGTAAAGATGTCCCAATCGAAATAAAACATTCGGACTTCTCTAATAAACCCAGCGAAGACATCCTTTACCAGGCAGACTTGGAGAACGCCCTCAGATACTCTCTAGAGCGAGAGATTCCCCTGAAGAAGATGATTCAAGGGGAACAGTTTGAGGCCCTGAAAGCCTATCTGAAAGTTCTCTCCAAGTACTTTCCCTTGCAAAGCGGAAATTctgaatttctaaaaaaaatttatgacgtTATCTCGGATCGCCCCAGCATAACCGGTACAAATTTCAAGGGTCTGGTGACGCTGCACCAGCAGGAGATGTCCCCAGTGTTCATTGAAGAGCGAGAGTGGATCGGTTGCAAAGGTAGCGCACTCCACCTTCGAGGATATCCCTGTGGACTATGGACCCTCTTCCATACTTTAACTGTTAATCATGCTGAGGCCTATGAGGATGAGGAACCTGAGAGTCGATCCGCGGGAATAGTCCTTAGAGCTATGTACGGGTACATCAAGAATTTCTTCGGTTGCGCCGATTGTGCAGATCATTTTATTCAGATGGCCTCTGAGAAGAATCTGTTCAATGTAGGCACTGCTGACAATGCTACTCTGTGGCTCTGGAGCGCCCACAACGAGGTGAATCAGAGACTTTCTGGAGACCCCAGTGAAGACCCAGCATTCCCAAAGACACAATACCCCAGACAGGAGCTTTGTGAGGCCTGTAAATATGTAGATGGCTCTTGGAACCAAGAAGAGGTTCTCAGGTATCTGAAGAAAAAGTATGGGCTCACTGGGATTCACTATGGACCCAGGGCGGAGCCCAAGTGGGAGCTCAGTAGACCTGGGAGGGAGCCACTCGCTGCTGAGGCCCCCATCAGAACTGTGGAGAGAAAACCAGGATGGGATTTCACGGTTTTTGATATTAGCATTTTGGTTGTGGTCTATGTGGCTTCTGCTCTTATTCTTGTGTTAGTTTGCGTGCAATTCGCTGTCAAGAAATCGATGAGGAAGAAAATGTTTTTACATACACTGCTCGGGAGGGTTTGAATTGTGAGCGACAGGGATGCTATCTCGGTGGAAAGTGTCAGGAGCATTTGGAAGTataattatcgaaaatttccGTTTTTTGAAGGATGAGATGCATTTTTTTACGTTAGGAGTGGTTTGAGCATGCATTTTTGAGTGTAGTTAATCATCGGAGTGAATTTCATTTGGAAGATTTGAAACGGCTGCGTTGGAGCATGGATAAAACATTTAGGCTGAAGAATacgtcattaatttattttaattcaattttcatagtTGCTTCGTTGAATTCtgtttgataattaatgaaatttcattaataactTAAGAATAATTGCCAAATTTTTAAAGAGTCTCAaccaacaattttcaatagcGACGGGAACAATTGAATCCAGCTGAGTAATTGTCTTTAAACTGAACTGCTTCAGGATGAAATGACATTATTTCTGAGAATATCTTCAGTTCTAAAATTTTTCTGCATCTTTGGTGTAAAACTCCTTATTTTCAAAACAGCAAAGAAATCgggaaagaatttttcataattatttcaaatcaaaaaaatatttgtttacatTTGGCTCTGGATTCTTCATTTTAAGATAATTGTGGCGCGGAAGATATCATTGTACCATTGAGTTCAATGAGCTCAGTGAGTGataaatgaaaacaattcTTTGCttcatattttctattttcatggaaatattATTGTTGTCGAGAAAATATGTACTATTTGGAAGAATGGCGTGAGCATtgccaataaaaaatgatacagTATTATTTCGCATCATTCAAATGATCATGTGTTTGAATAGGACATGTAATCAATCAAAATTTACACCGTACAAATTGAAAATCGGTGACTGTAAATATTATGGATATATTGTACATATTAAATGCTGTGAATTTTGTTAGGACATATACCTCGATGTCCTCATCCACCGGCATCGGTTTTAACATTTATATGATGATATTAtcaataaaacaaattttaaatgaaaaactgGTTCAACGATTGCTTTCTCTTCTTTATTTCCACATAACCCTCATGTCTGCTAATTGTCGCGTACTAGTCTTACCTTCAATGCACGAGATCAATTTTCTCAGTTACTAAAGGTATGGCTTGATATTTTGATCTGAACCGATTCAGCAAAATTAAGTAAAATTAAACAatgcaataatttaattattacattatttaataatataatGTGATGTAATAtggcaatttaaaaaattccaagacaAACTTCGAGTCATCCCCCCTCGAAATGAAGTCAAATAACTGAACACAGACTTAacgattgtttttttctttttccacgTCACCCTACCCTCGAGTTCCGTTAATTCTCACCCATCAGTCAATTGAAATTCCAGTGCACGAGAGTAATCAATCACTTTCACACCAAATTACGGGACATTAATCCTAAAATCAAATTCCAGTCggagaataaacaaaataaccaTTAAATGAGAGAAAAGTTAACTTGTCCGTTTATCGATCAACTGCGGGGTCAATAGGCCGCCCCTAAATATAGCCAAGAGGTCGTAGAAATTAGAGGAAACAGGTCGGGAAATTGAAGGTGTCCTGGTTCCCTGAGCAATCAAAAGTTACCCTCACTCGAATAAACTTCGCCGAgatgaactaaaaaaaaaataataaaattgctgAGTTCCTTCGCCTAGATTCATTCACGATCCAGCTAGGTCGAGGATTATCCCCGTCTCTTGGAGGTGCCTGGTACGCTTTCCCACCCCATTCCCCTCTGTCTCCTGATTTTATCCCTCAACCCCTCGATCCTTTCATACCTCCACTGGTGACTCCTGCGCCTGCGGAATTCCGTTGAATTCAACATCCCCAACATTTACGTACAACAAATATCAGGGCTTTTCTGGCGTTTACTCACCACCAGTGCTTCCAGTCACTCCATACCCTGACTCAAGGGTGTGCATGCCTAGTTCTTAGTTCACCTCATCcctggaaattaattaatcggaGTGATGAGGGGTGATCGGCTCGTCTCCAGAAAATTGGTGTCATGCTGTCTGATCTTGAAGGAGTGAAACTATTGGCAAGTCGTGGCACCCTCAACAGGTAGTTCGTGTGCATTATTATGACCTCGATTTTAAGTGGATGATATTGTCGGGAGAGCATGGAGTCGTGAAGGGGTGAAACGTGCTCGCACGAATGAGCGCCAGGGATGATGACGAAGATGTCCAGACGGGGGAGATCTCCAGGGCAAAGAAGATCGAGGGGGAGCCATGTAAAGTGGAGGGACAGGAAGGGCTCCGGGAGGACAATAATAATGAAGAGATAACTGGAGCCATGCTGTCCATCAGTGGTGAGGATTCACTCTTGCTGAATGCCAGTTAGAATTTAGCCATAAAAAATGTGCACTTAAACTGTTGCATTAAAAGCAAAAAGCAGTTAATATTTTGACACTATTTGACACGACTATTTcccagaaataaaaatattaataagtgTAGTTGAATTGCAATGAAAGAAATAGaaaagagaaattttattgcacAATTTCAATCTCTCAACTGAACATTTCCCTCAGTAAATTTTTAACTCCCTCgattattcttttatttccaGGCTCAGCACCCACAATGGCATTTCCTGCCACCCTCCAAGAACGTTTCCTCCACATAAAACAGATTGTTAAAGAGGCGATAGAGTCACACCACACATTTATGATCTACGGTCGTGCCAAGGTCGTGCGTGAATGCATGTTAAAACGAGGATGGATTGAGAAATTGTGCCGTAGAAGTAGCAATGGTGACCGTGTGAAATATTTGCCAGAGAAAAAGACACGACGTTTACAAAATTCGAAATTTACAGTAGACAATCAACAGCAGGGTCAGCAGTTGCCAAGCCAGGGGGGCCAGCAGAGTGTTCAAGGGCACGTGGGGGTGGATACGAGTCCTGTCGTATTGCTATCGGGAATTGGAGATCTGAGGGATGAGCAGAGCCAAAGACTCCTCATGTCAAAAATGCTGGCGAATCACACGGTGGATTTTTTGTGGAACTCTGGGTCTGACTGGCCCGGCTGGCCCAGTCAGGATAACAAGACTACTATTTTCAATCGATACTCGAGAGCTGGGTTCACCTCCAAGGTGacgatgaattattcattgctACAGTGAGAGAAATACGTTTAATACCGCGTGCCAAATGACATTTTCTTCGTCCAAGGACAAGTCCCAGAAGATTGACATTTAACATATTTAAAGGGGAACAAGTCGACAATGAGTCTCCTCACAACATTgccaatatatttttcttaataAATGAGTAATTCGTTCCCCGATATACTTTCTAGAACGTACAATTCAAAGAGACCATACaatttcgaattttcattgacaCAATTCCCTAAAGTGTGAATGAAACCAAAATATGATAGTAGTTTTTGATAGTAATCTGAATATATTTAACATTCTTGGGATGCCCCTCCCTCCAGGTTGGACTTTGTGCTAACGTGAGGCAAATGCACTGGTATTATGAGCCGGGAGTTGCAAACACCCTATTCCCCAGATGCTACAATGTTTGCCAGGCCGATCACATGCATGCGTTCATCGAAGACTTCAGGTAAGAATTAAAAGTCATTGACATTAACATAAAAGCATTATGAATATATCTGTGCAGACACACGGCCTGCTTAAGCATCCTAAAGTGGTTCATCGAAAAGGTGAACAATGAGGGCGAGAATCTGGCAGTGTCTTCCGGTGGAACAGTGCCTTTAAAAGCTCTAGACTTTGCGATAAGACGTTGCAGCGATTACATCGAGGCCCAGTCTCACGAGGACATTGACAAAGAGTGCGAGAGGGTCTGGTCGCACCAGTGGGAGCAATTTATCACCTGGTACTACAAACTTGTTCATGAGGAGGAAACGTTCTTCGGAACTAATGTCTCTGTACATGTGAGTCCATCTGTACATATTCAGGGAAAGACTTAATGCCTTcaagaaatagaaaaatagacttatttattgtaatactaattcaatgattcaaataataattttaacgtatgataaaaattaatagataatCGAGGCCCTTCGTCACcgaattatgttttttttaagtgCTAATTTTTATCGTCCAATTTTCACGTACACTTCCCATCTCTAGAAATATTTGCAAGCCTCGAAACACATTATTAAGCGTATCCGCAAGTACTGGCATCAGCTTGACATGGATGGGGTATCGAACGTATGGATCCTCAAGCCAGGAAACAAAAGTCGAGGTCGTGGAATTGTTCTCATTAATAAAATCGAGGATGTCGTGGCTAAAGTTAATCCAGCCAACAAGTCAGACACTCGTTATGTTGTACAAAAATACATCGGTAATTACTGTCTCATCACGATCGCCTGTAATGAAATTAAGTAGGAAAattgtaattgaaaaatttttcagagaGACCATTATTAATCCACAACACGAAATTCGACATAAGACAGTGGTTCATCGTAACGTGCGCCCAACCCTTGACTCTGTGGATGTACAGGTGCGTTTTTAGTCTCTCTGTTTAGTCTGGTCGCGTGTTTGGGCATTATTCTATAAATAACTAGTTGGCTCGCAGGGGAATTACCTCACTCCTTCGATATAGCACGTTAATATAGCTTCCGGTCAGATCCAAAAGTTCGGATTCACCGCAAATGCGAAATTTTCGTGACTCTATGCGGAAGGGGTTCAACAGTTAACGACCCACTCCAAAATTACCTCGACGAATTGATCGAGCTTTAACCCAGTTCCCCAAATGTCATGGTTTATCACCCCTTCTGAGATATGAGTCTATCGTCATTAGGAatgcaacgaaaaaaaataccggTCATGTGTAATTTACCGTAATTTTACATGTCAATTACACGTCGCTAATTGCGAAGTAATGACTGACTTTTGCCGATCAAAAGAAACGAACTATCATGTCAcggaaatgattaaaaaacgagtaaaatttcattccgaTAACGAAAGACTCTTTTATGTCTTTAAAAgattttctgtcattttttttctatttaatttatcGAAGGGATAATAGTTAacaattgttttcatttcttcatatGAACACGCCTGCTTGTATTGAGCACTTAAATAGGTGGTCCACTTTAACCcaccctctctctttctctcaccGAAGTTATGAGAGATAGAAAAAGAACGAGCGACAAAATAACGAtaatttggatttttatttattcaagggAGAGTTATCTCAGGTTTTGCTCCCAAGAATTTCGACTCAAAGATCTGCACGAGTCGGTGCATCTTAGTAATCATGCTGTACAgtgtaaatataaaaatagtaCAGAGAGAAGTTCGGCACTGCCACCGGATAACATGTGGGATGCCACCacgtttaaacattttttaaggTGAAGAAATTTCGCTAATTAAATATAGATGAAAGTGAcaatttgtaataaataattacagaTCTCAGGGTCACAATAGTGCATGGGACGAGTTGATATACCCAGGCATGAAGCAAGGGCTCGTCGGTTCTCTTTTGGCAAGTCAGGAGGCTATGGATAGACGAAAAAATAGCTTTGAACTTTACGGAGCCGATTTCATGGTCATGGAGGACTTTTCCGTCTGGCTGATAGAAATCAATAGCCATCCGGACATGAGTTATTCCACCAGCGTTACCAGTAGATTATGCAAACAAGTGATGGAGGATACTGTCAAGGGTGATAAATCAACTTTAAATTCACCTCAAATTTGCAACGAAGTGATTTTAAAAACCACTTATTAATGGTTATTGCAGTTATCGTGGATTTTCGTGAAGATAAAAGTGCAGACACTGGATTATTTGAACTTGTTTACAAACAGAAGATGCCTAATTGTCAACCATATTTAGGAGCTGCGTTATCTGTGCAGGGAACAAAAATTAACTCCAATGAGAGAAGATTAACGCATTTAGATCCGAGAGTTCTCCCCAAATTTCCACTGGTAAAATTAGCTTTTCTTTTCATTGACGGATATGTCGCAAATTAGATGACAAATATTCTCTGCTTAAAATCTCAATTAAACAAAGACCAAGATTTTAAATGGATTATCATGTTTTTGCTCATTTTAATCTTTCGCGATtacttcattcattcattcatttgattcggaatttaattttgaaatttgttgGTTTAGAGCTGTCTCTCaagcagaaaaaaatccactgcCAACAGTTACATAGGGCCAGTGATCGTTGATCTCATTGAGGAATTAGAAATTCAACTAGACCGTGAATTACACTCGTACTGCAAGCTCGACTCGCCAATTGACTCTAACAATTCATCACCGATTGTATCTTCCCCGGTACTATCATCCTCTAGAGCTT
Coding sequences within it:
- the LOC135162574 gene encoding tubulin glycylase 3A-like isoform X1, with amino-acid sequence MSARDDDEDVQTGEISRAKKIEGEPCKVEGQEGLREDNNNEEITGAMLSISGSAPTMAFPATLQERFLHIKQIVKEAIESHHTFMIYGRAKVVRECMLKRGWIEKLCRRSSNGDRVKYLPEKKTRRLQNSKFTVDNQQQGQQLPSQGGQQSVQGHVGVDTSPVVLLSGIGDLRDEQSQRLLMSKMLANHTVDFLWNSGSDWPGWPSQDNKTTIFNRYSRAGFTSKVGLCANVRQMHWYYEPGVANTLFPRCYNVCQADHMHAFIEDFRHTACLSILKWFIEKVNNEGENLAVSSGGTVPLKALDFAIRRCSDYIEAQSHEDIDKECERVWSHQWEQFITWYYKLVHEEETFFGTNVSVHKYLQASKHIIKRIRKYWHQLDMDGVSNVWILKPGNKSRGRGIVLINKIEDVVAKVNPANKSDTRYVVQKYIERPLLIHNTKFDIRQWFIVTCAQPLTLWMYRESYLRFCSQEFRLKDLHESVHLSNHAVQCKYKNSTERSSALPPDNMWDATTFKHFLRSQGHNSAWDELIYPGMKQGLVGSLLASQEAMDRRKNSFELYGADFMVMEDFSVWLIEINSHPDMSYSTSVTSRLCKQVMEDTVKVIVDFREDKSADTGLFELVYKQKMPNCQPYLGAALSVQGTKINSNERRLTHLDPRVLPKFPLSCLSSRKKSTANSYIGPVIVDLIEELEIQLDRELHSYCKLDSPIDSNNSSPIVSSPVLSSSRASLALIQGKNEATPPGSIIPSGSGGLSPTAKSPTQLAQTTPKSSRSTNSTMRTPNKLKKIAKDLPPGQTVPARISRSQREAKTAIETRSNKSDKTKIPNEEKLIGVAMRNAMNKYKKYGVTPLEVPPLPSLLFPSKTGRMIRSSSVSTKNRNIQSRMKRRNESPDMAEMYAVGLGLNK
- the LOC135162574 gene encoding tubulin glycylase 3A-like isoform X3 gives rise to the protein MSARDDDEDVQTGEISRAKKIEGEPCKVEGQEGLREDNNNEEITGAMLSISGSAPTMAFPATLQERFLHIKQIVKEAIESHHTFMIYGRAKVVRECMLKRGWIEKLCRRSSNDNQQQGQQLPSQGGQQSVQGHVGVDTSPVVLLSGIGDLRDEQSQRLLMSKMLANHTVDFLWNSGSDWPGWPSQDNKTTIFNRYSRAGFTSKVGLCANVRQMHWYYEPGVANTLFPRCYNVCQADHMHAFIEDFRHTACLSILKWFIEKVNNEGENLAVSSGGTVPLKALDFAIRRCSDYIEAQSHEDIDKECERVWSHQWEQFITWYYKLVHEEETFFGTNVSVHKYLQASKHIIKRIRKYWHQLDMDGVSNVWILKPGNKSRGRGIVLINKIEDVVAKVNPANKSDTRYVVQKYIERPLLIHNTKFDIRQWFIVTCAQPLTLWMYRESYLRFCSQEFRLKDLHESVHLSNHAVQCKYKNSTERSSALPPDNMWDATTFKHFLRSQGHNSAWDELIYPGMKQGLVGSLLASQEAMDRRKNSFELYGADFMVMEDFSVWLIEINSHPDMSYSTSVTSRLCKQVMEDTVKVIVDFREDKSADTGLFELVYKQKMPNCQPYLGAALSVQGTKINSNERRLTHLDPRVLPKFPLSCLSSRKKSTANSYIGPVIVDLIEELEIQLDRELHSYCKLDSPIDSNNSSPIVSSPVLSSSRASLALIQGKNEATPPGSIIPSGSGGLSPTAKSPTQLAQTTPKSSRSTNSTMRTPNKLKKIAKDLPPGQTVPARISRSQREAKTAIETRSNKSDKTKIPNEEKLIGVAMRNAMNKYKKYGVTPLEVPPLPSLLFPSKTGRMIRSSSVSTKNRNIQSRMKRRNESPDMAEMYAVGLGLNK
- the LOC135162574 gene encoding tubulin glycylase 3A-like isoform X2, translating into MSARDDDEDVQTGEISRAKKIEGEPCKVEGQEGLREDNNNEEITGAMLSISGSAPTMAFPATLQERFLHIKQIVKEAIESHHTFMIYGRAKVVRECMLKRGWIEKLCRRSSNVDNQQQGQQLPSQGGQQSVQGHVGVDTSPVVLLSGIGDLRDEQSQRLLMSKMLANHTVDFLWNSGSDWPGWPSQDNKTTIFNRYSRAGFTSKVGLCANVRQMHWYYEPGVANTLFPRCYNVCQADHMHAFIEDFRHTACLSILKWFIEKVNNEGENLAVSSGGTVPLKALDFAIRRCSDYIEAQSHEDIDKECERVWSHQWEQFITWYYKLVHEEETFFGTNVSVHKYLQASKHIIKRIRKYWHQLDMDGVSNVWILKPGNKSRGRGIVLINKIEDVVAKVNPANKSDTRYVVQKYIERPLLIHNTKFDIRQWFIVTCAQPLTLWMYRESYLRFCSQEFRLKDLHESVHLSNHAVQCKYKNSTERSSALPPDNMWDATTFKHFLRSQGHNSAWDELIYPGMKQGLVGSLLASQEAMDRRKNSFELYGADFMVMEDFSVWLIEINSHPDMSYSTSVTSRLCKQVMEDTVKVIVDFREDKSADTGLFELVYKQKMPNCQPYLGAALSVQGTKINSNERRLTHLDPRVLPKFPLSCLSSRKKSTANSYIGPVIVDLIEELEIQLDRELHSYCKLDSPIDSNNSSPIVSSPVLSSSRASLALIQGKNEATPPGSIIPSGSGGLSPTAKSPTQLAQTTPKSSRSTNSTMRTPNKLKKIAKDLPPGQTVPARISRSQREAKTAIETRSNKSDKTKIPNEEKLIGVAMRNAMNKYKKYGVTPLEVPPLPSLLFPSKTGRMIRSSSVSTKNRNIQSRMKRRNESPDMAEMYAVGLGLNK
- the LOC135162579 gene encoding sulfhydryl oxidase 1 — translated: MLNKSTNVVILIIVYVITINHSECKVIGTQDQYEEQQKGLYSASDDIVVLNSDNLKTSIGNGTTAWFVEFYNSWCGHCHRFAPTWKAFAKSVVGWSDIVLVAAIDCFTDENNGLCRNYEIMGYPTIRYFSIRDKGIGVDVKAAISEEEVRHGMIQWLQKDQQEGKGNSWPNIAPYRLSDSEAWKQALPPNVKYHFFLFEDLDSYLGSEVILDLNTLSSIQIRRVRKDNTLLATACKITTFPSLNVMDRENNSVQLKLREPTRAGTVKVIKNFLKSKNLISEPEKPPNPESRTSVDSKDVPIEIKHSDFSNKPSEDILYQADLENALRYSLEREIPLKKMIQGEQFEALKAYLKVLSKYFPLQSGNSEFLKKIYDVISDRPSITGTNFKGLVTLHQQEMSPVFIEEREWIGCKGSALHLRGYPCGLWTLFHTLTVNHAEAYEDEEPESRSAGIVLRAMYGYIKNFFGCADCADHFIQMASEKNLFNVGTADNATLWLWSAHNEVNQRLSGDPSEDPAFPKTQYPRQELCEACKYVDGSWNQEEVLRYLKKKYGLTGIHYGPRAEPKWELSRPGREPLAAEAPIRTVERKPGWDFTVFDISILVVVYVASALILVLVCVQFAVKKSMRKKMFLHTLLGRV